The Daucus carota subsp. sativus chromosome 9, DH1 v3.0, whole genome shotgun sequence genome window below encodes:
- the LOC135149516 gene encoding uncharacterized protein LOC135149516, with amino-acid sequence MTFWGCLDDLVRSITLDQFLFVGGDFNGHIGARADGYQGVHGGFGYGVRNDNGSTLLEFTTAHDLVIVNSCFRKRDDNLITFRSGGHATQIDYLLIRSRDFRFCSYCKVFPVEACASQHRLLVMDLSLDGPPMEGLRVVTPRILWRNLHGSKVAEFKDMLEGFFRLEDDVDQMWIRMADLIRGVARRTLGVALGNIKEQRESWWWNDDVQAKVQFKKGCFLEFMSCPEGPDRHIKRELFKLAKRMAKQAVAEAKTKAYQDMYRRLGTKEGVNEIFKLAKARNKRSQDIGAVRYIKDEGDRVLLYDGDIIARWGRYFSELFNAARGREIVFEQENVNVSDNDVGMSQDITMAEVRVALGMMGKGKTVGLDEIPIEVWQCLGEHGVRWLTALLNVIFRTSRMPSEWRLSVVVPIYKNKGDAQSCSNYRGIKLLSHTMKLWERVIECRIRRIVTISVNQFGFMPGSRGEHNRISGPVMNYKPDIRFFGSLKFHSGSGLTGYPDIRISF; translated from the coding sequence ATGACTTTCTGGGGTTGTTTGGATGATTTGGTTCGGAGTATTACTCTAgatcaatttttatttgttgGTGGTGATTTTAATGGTCATATTGGTGCGAGAGCAGATGGGTATCAAGGTGTTCATGGTGGGTTTGGTTATGGTGTTAGAAATGACAATGGTTCGACGCTTTTGGAATTTACAACAGCACATGATTTAGTGATTGTTAACTCTTGTTTCCGCAAGCGTGATGACAATCTAATTACTTTTAGGAGTGGGGGACATGCCACTCAAATTGATTATCTTCTTATTCGCAGTAGAGATTTTAGATTTTGTTCATATTGTAAGGTTTTTCCAGTGGAAGCTTGTGCTTCACAGCACCGTCTTTTAGTCATGGATTTGTCTTTGGATGGCCCACCTATGGAGGGATTGAGAGTTGTTACACCTCGAATTCTGTGGCGTAATTTACATGGATCGAAAGTAGCAGAATTTAAGGACATGCTTGAGGGTTTTTTTAGGTTGGAAGATGATGTGGATCAAATGTGGATACGTATGGCTGATTTAATTCGAGGTGTGGCACGGAGGACGTTGGGAGTGGCTTTAGGGAATATAAAGGAGCAGAGAGAATCTTGGTGGTGGAATGATGATGTACAAGCCAAAGTGCAATTTAAGAAAGGATGCTTTTTGGAATTCATGTCGTGTCCAGAAGGGCCAGATCGGCATATAAAGCGGGAGTTATTTAAACTTGCAAAAAGAATGGCTAAACAGGCAGTTGCGGAAGCGAAAACTAAGGCGTATCAAGACATGTATAGGCGTCTAGGTACTAAGGAGGGAgtgaatgaaatttttaaacttGCAAAAGCACGTAACAAGCGCAGTCAGGATATTGGTGCGGTTCGATATATAAAGGACGAGGGTGACCGGGTTTTGCTTTATGATGGGGATATTATAGCGAGATGGGGCAGGTATTTCTCTGAGTTATTTAACGCAGCTCGAGGGAGGGAGATTGTATTCGAGCAAGAGAATGTCAATGTTTCTGACAATGATGTTGGTATGAGTCAAGATATTACTATGGCAGAGGTCCGCGTAGCTTTAGGCATGATGGGTAAGGGTAAAACAGTTGGGCTTGATGAGATTCCGATTGAGGTGTGGCAGTGTTTGGGGGAACATGGGGTACGATGGTTAACAGCTCTTCTTAATGTTATATTTCGGACATCCAGGATGCCGAGTGAGTGGCGATTAAGTGTTGTTGTACCCATCTATAAAAATAAAGGTGATGCTCAAAGTTGTAGTAATTATCGTGGTATTAAGCTGCTTAGTCATACGATGAAACTTTGGGAACGAGTTATTGAGTGCAGGATTCGAAGAATTGTTACCATTTCAGTGAATCAATTTGGTTTTATGCCTGggagtaggggtgagcataaccggatatccggtccggttatgaattataaaccggatatccggtttttCGGATCACTAAAATTTCATTCCGGTTCCGGTTTAACCGGATATCCGGATATTCGGATATCCTTTTAA